The Conexivisphaera calida genome includes a region encoding these proteins:
- the mobB gene encoding molybdopterin-guanine dinucleotide biosynthesis protein B: MLVIAVVGRKKSGKTTIVEGVTGALTKLGCRVAVLKHIHHDDFDVDVPGKDTWRASRAGAVAVVGTSRVKTFLELHEPLDLRSLLGMIDEIVSPDVVLLEGFSGEIGIIESAYVISLGGRDFRGNLLCECSGPGDLERAIESVEEILRRTNVSHGCRQLREELH, translated from the coding sequence GTGCTAGTGATCGCGGTGGTTGGAAGGAAGAAGAGCGGTAAGACCACGATCGTGGAGGGAGTCACGGGCGCGCTGACCAAGCTGGGTTGCAGGGTCGCAGTGCTGAAGCACATACATCACGATGATTTTGACGTGGACGTGCCCGGCAAGGACACGTGGAGGGCGTCCAGGGCCGGCGCCGTGGCCGTGGTGGGAACCTCACGCGTAAAGACCTTCTTGGAGCTCCACGAGCCCCTGGATCTGCGCTCGCTCCTCGGAATGATCGATGAGATTGTCTCCCCCGATGTCGTGTTATTGGAGGGATTCAGCGGGGAGATAGGCATCATAGAGAGCGCCTATGTGATATCGCTGGGCGGGAGGGACTTCAGGGGCAATCTGCTCTGCGAGTGCAGCGGCCCCGGCGACTTGGAACGCGCGATAGAATCCGTGGAGGAAATCCTCCGGAGGACCAATGTCTCGCACGGCTGTCGGCAACTCCGGGAGGAACTTCATTGA